The proteins below come from a single Parageobacillus thermoglucosidasius genomic window:
- a CDS encoding TetR/AcrR family transcriptional regulator, producing the protein MRRDKPKFKQIIDAAVVVIAEHGYHQAQVSKIAKQAGVADGTIYLYFKNKEDILISLFQEKMGSFIEKIEQEIAGISSPLEKLYVLVKKHFESLAQDHHLAVVTQLELRQSNKELRQRINEVLKRYLRIIDEIVKEGIEKGEFRRDLDIRLTRQMIFGAIDETVTTWVMNEQKYDLVALAKPVYELLTKGCASS; encoded by the coding sequence TTGAGAAGAGATAAACCTAAGTTCAAACAAATCATCGATGCAGCGGTTGTAGTCATTGCCGAACATGGCTATCATCAAGCACAAGTATCGAAAATCGCCAAACAGGCGGGGGTCGCGGACGGAACGATTTATCTTTATTTTAAAAATAAAGAAGACATTCTTATCTCGCTGTTTCAAGAAAAAATGGGCTCCTTTATCGAGAAAATCGAGCAGGAGATAGCAGGAATTTCGAGTCCTTTAGAGAAATTGTACGTATTAGTGAAGAAACATTTTGAATCGCTGGCGCAAGATCATCACTTAGCCGTCGTTACTCAATTAGAGTTGCGTCAATCGAATAAAGAATTACGGCAGCGGATTAATGAAGTGTTGAAAAGATATTTGCGCATTATTGATGAAATTGTGAAAGAAGGGATTGAAAAAGGTGAGTTTCGCCGTGATTTAGATATCCGCCTCACAAGGCAAATGATTTTTGGGGCGATTGACGAAACGGTGACGACATGGGTAATGAACGAGCAAAAGTATGATCTGGTCGCATTGGCGAAGCCGGTTTACGAATTATTAACAAAAGGTTGTGCATCTTCGTAG
- a CDS encoding DUF350 domain-containing protein, with product MSSFWENEIVKIAANFSVAVLCMVVFLAIFELVTKYKNWEEIQKGNVAVAMATGGKIFGIANIFRYALRHHESLLAMIGWGIYGFILLLVAYFIYEFLTPKFNIDEEIAKDNRAVGLISMVISIGLSFVIGEGIR from the coding sequence ATGAGTTCGTTTTGGGAAAACGAAATCGTAAAAATTGCTGCCAATTTTAGTGTGGCTGTTTTATGCATGGTCGTGTTTTTAGCGATATTTGAGCTAGTGACAAAATATAAAAATTGGGAGGAGATCCAAAAAGGAAACGTCGCGGTGGCGATGGCGACCGGCGGAAAAATTTTCGGCATCGCCAATATTTTCCGCTATGCTCTCCGCCATCACGAGTCATTGTTGGCGATGATCGGCTGGGGAATATACGGCTTTATTTTGCTGCTGGTCGCGTATTTCATTTACGAATTTCTTACTCCAAAATTTAATATTGATGAGGAAATTGCCAAAGACAATCGCGCGGTTGGGCTGATTTCCATGGTTATTTCCATCGGCTTATCGTTTGTCATTGGCGAAGGAATTCGGTAA
- a CDS encoding enoyl-CoA hydratase, whose amino-acid sequence MEFFRVHKEEFVADVTFSRPPANALSSAVLKELSSLLDELEADENVRVVLLHGEGRFFSAGADIKEFTTIKSSEEAAKLARAGQQVMERIEQLTKPVIAAVHGAALGGGLELAMSCHVRIVSENAKLGLPELQLGIIPGFAGTQRLPRYVGFSKAAEMMWTSEPITGTEAVQWGLASKAVPEEQLLEEAKKLAKKIAQKSPISIRATLQLLNAFKEKSFQEAVREEAELFGSVFTTEDAKEGVQAFIEKRPPSFQGK is encoded by the coding sequence ATGGAATTTTTTCGCGTTCATAAAGAAGAGTTCGTTGCGGACGTGACGTTTTCCCGTCCTCCGGCAAACGCTCTTTCATCTGCGGTTTTGAAAGAGCTTTCATCATTGCTGGATGAGCTGGAGGCGGATGAAAATGTCCGCGTCGTGCTTCTTCATGGTGAGGGAAGATTTTTCTCGGCAGGTGCCGATATTAAAGAGTTTACAACCATAAAATCCAGCGAAGAAGCCGCAAAGCTGGCAAGAGCAGGCCAGCAAGTGATGGAGCGCATCGAGCAATTAACAAAGCCTGTGATTGCGGCGGTCCATGGCGCGGCATTAGGCGGCGGATTGGAGCTGGCGATGAGCTGCCACGTTCGCATTGTTTCCGAAAACGCAAAACTCGGATTGCCGGAACTGCAGCTTGGCATTATACCTGGCTTTGCCGGAACCCAGCGGCTTCCCCGCTATGTCGGTTTCAGCAAAGCGGCCGAGATGATGTGGACGAGCGAACCGATTACTGGAACGGAAGCGGTGCAATGGGGATTGGCAAGCAAGGCGGTGCCGGAAGAACAACTGTTGGAGGAAGCAAAAAAACTGGCGAAAAAAATCGCGCAAAAAAGCCCGATTTCGATTCGCGCGACATTGCAGCTTTTAAACGCCTTTAAAGAAAAATCGTTCCAAGAAGCGGTGCGCGAGGAAGCGGAATTGTTTGGAAGTGTGTTTACGACAGAAGACGCGAAAGAAGGAGTGCAGGCATTTATTGAAAAACGCCCGCCATCCTTTCAGGGGAAATGA
- a CDS encoding long-chain-fatty-acid--CoA ligase, whose translation MEKPWLAHYPPEIPHRLDYPNKTLPEYLRKTAAEFGRHDAIYFLGKTLTFREVYEQALTLANYLRQLGLQKGDRVSIMLPNCPQAVVSYYGVLLAGGIVVQTNPLYTEHELEYQLNDSGATVLITLDMLYPKAVKAKEKANVKHLIITSVKDYLPAIKKWLYPLMQRKQGQPAVARVEERSDQHLFSKIMSRPNTTEPDIAIDVEDIALLQYTGGTTGVPKAAMLTHRNLIANTLMCAHWMYRCGKGTESILGILPFFHVYGMTTIMNLAVVQAYKMILLPRFDVETTLKTIEKLRPTLFPGAPTMYIALLNHPNLPRYDLSSIKVCISGSAPLPVEVQEKFEKLTGGKLIEGYGLTEASPVTHSNFVWDGERVKGSIGVPWPDTEAKIVSLETGEEAKVNEIGELVVRGPQVMKGYWNQPHETENVLRGGWLYTGDIGYMDERGYFYIVDRKKDIIIASGYNIYPREVEEVLYEHPKVQEAVVVGVPDEYRGETVKAFVVLKQGAQCTEEELDQFMRSRLASYKVPRMYEFRKELPKTAVGKILRRALLEEEKKKNNETV comes from the coding sequence ATGGAAAAACCATGGCTTGCTCATTATCCGCCGGAAATCCCGCATCGCCTTGACTATCCTAATAAAACGTTGCCTGAGTATTTGCGGAAAACAGCAGCGGAATTCGGCAGGCATGATGCAATTTATTTTTTGGGAAAAACGCTTACGTTCCGCGAAGTTTATGAGCAGGCGCTTACATTGGCGAATTATTTGCGGCAGCTCGGATTGCAAAAAGGTGATCGCGTCTCCATTATGCTGCCAAACTGCCCGCAAGCGGTTGTCAGCTATTACGGGGTGTTATTGGCGGGCGGCATTGTCGTGCAGACGAATCCGCTTTATACGGAACACGAATTGGAATACCAACTGAACGACAGCGGAGCGACGGTGCTCATTACGCTTGACATGCTTTATCCGAAAGCAGTGAAAGCAAAGGAAAAGGCAAACGTAAAACATCTTATCATTACAAGTGTGAAAGACTATTTGCCGGCTATCAAAAAATGGCTGTATCCGCTCATGCAGCGGAAGCAGGGGCAGCCAGCGGTGGCCAGAGTGGAAGAGCGGAGCGACCAGCATTTATTTTCCAAAATAATGTCACGCCCAAACACAACAGAGCCAGACATAGCGATCGACGTTGAAGATATCGCGTTGTTGCAGTATACTGGCGGAACGACCGGCGTGCCGAAAGCAGCCATGCTGACACACCGAAATTTGATTGCCAACACGTTGATGTGCGCCCATTGGATGTATCGTTGCGGAAAAGGAACGGAGTCGATTTTAGGAATATTGCCGTTTTTTCACGTGTACGGCATGACGACGATCATGAATTTAGCGGTCGTGCAAGCGTATAAAATGATTCTTTTGCCGCGATTTGATGTGGAAACAACATTAAAAACGATTGAAAAGCTGAGACCGACATTGTTTCCTGGGGCGCCGACGATGTATATTGCGCTATTAAATCATCCGAATTTGCCGCGCTATGACTTATCTTCCATCAAAGTATGCATTAGCGGGTCAGCGCCGCTGCCGGTTGAAGTGCAAGAAAAATTTGAAAAATTGACTGGCGGAAAACTGATTGAAGGGTACGGGTTAACAGAAGCCTCTCCTGTTACTCACAGCAATTTTGTATGGGACGGAGAACGGGTGAAAGGAAGCATCGGCGTGCCATGGCCAGATACGGAAGCGAAAATCGTGTCTTTGGAAACGGGCGAAGAAGCAAAGGTGAATGAAATCGGCGAACTTGTTGTCCGCGGGCCGCAAGTGATGAAAGGATATTGGAATCAGCCGCATGAAACGGAGAATGTGTTGCGCGGCGGATGGCTATACACGGGTGATATCGGTTATATGGATGAACGAGGTTATTTTTATATCGTTGACCGCAAAAAAGACATTATTATTGCAAGCGGTTACAACATTTATCCGCGCGAAGTCGAAGAAGTGCTATATGAGCATCCGAAAGTGCAGGAAGCGGTAGTTGTGGGCGTTCCGGATGAATACCGCGGAGAAACGGTCAAAGCGTTTGTCGTTCTTAAACAAGGGGCACAATGCACAGAAGAGGAATTGGATCAATTTATGAGAAGCCGATTGGCATCATATAAAGTGCCGCGCATGTATGAGTTCCGCAAAGAACTGCCAAAAACAGCGGTTGGGAAAATTTTGCGGCGGGCATTGCTCGAGGAAGAAAAGAAAAAGAATAACGAAACGGTTTAG
- a CDS encoding electron transfer flavoprotein subunit beta/FixA family protein translates to MNIFVLMKRTFDTEEKITIADGKVNEEGAEFIINPYDEYAIEEAIQVRDKHGGEITVVTVGNEEAEKELRTALAMGCDKAVLINIEDDVEAHDQYTTAKIIAEYLKDKEPDLILAGNVAIDGGSGQVGPRVAELLGIPYVTTITKLDIDGDKVTLVRDVEGDEEVIETSLPLLVTAQQGLNEPRYPSLPGIMKAKKKPLEELELDDLDLEEEDVEAKTKTIEVFLPPKRESGKILEGNIDDQVKELVRLLRSEAKVV, encoded by the coding sequence ATGAACATTTTTGTCTTAATGAAACGCACTTTTGATACAGAAGAAAAAATTACGATTGCCGACGGCAAAGTAAATGAAGAAGGAGCGGAATTTATTATCAACCCGTACGATGAATATGCAATTGAAGAAGCGATTCAAGTGCGCGACAAACATGGCGGCGAAATAACGGTTGTGACGGTGGGCAATGAGGAAGCGGAAAAAGAATTGCGCACGGCCTTAGCGATGGGATGCGACAAAGCAGTGCTGATTAACATAGAAGATGATGTGGAAGCACATGACCAATATACGACAGCGAAAATTATTGCGGAATATTTGAAAGATAAAGAGCCGGATTTGATTTTAGCCGGCAATGTCGCGATCGACGGCGGCTCGGGACAAGTCGGCCCGCGCGTAGCGGAATTGTTGGGAATCCCGTATGTAACGACAATTACGAAACTCGATATTGACGGCGATAAAGTGACGCTCGTCCGCGATGTCGAAGGGGATGAAGAAGTAATCGAAACGTCGCTTCCGTTGCTGGTGACGGCGCAACAAGGGCTTAATGAGCCGCGTTATCCGTCGCTTCCTGGCATTATGAAAGCGAAAAAGAAACCGCTTGAAGAATTGGAATTGGATGACTTAGATCTGGAGGAAGAAGATGTCGAAGCGAAAACAAAAACGATCGAAGTATTTTTGCCGCCGAAGCGGGAATCTGGAAAAATTCTCGAAGGAAACATTGACGATCAAGTGAAAGAACTTGTCCGATTGTTACGTTCTGAAGCAAAAGTGGTGTGA